The following are encoded in a window of Peromyscus leucopus breed LL Stock chromosome X, UCI_PerLeu_2.1, whole genome shotgun sequence genomic DNA:
- the LOC114686152 gene encoding LOW QUALITY PROTEIN: ewing's tumor-associated antigen 1 homolog (The sequence of the model RefSeq protein was modified relative to this genomic sequence to represent the inferred CDS: inserted 2 bases in 1 codon; substituted 1 base at 1 genomic stop codon), whose amino-acid sequence MRQEESASGMSRRRKHADSPARRSTPPARRSTPRRAAAEDCCSAGEPGSRWSRTARDSRLCRAGARPLRREQRRAAADSGRSPGEKYKTPTRVMKTDLLSCAFSSPNDPDGQTDIFWDQNSPLTKQLGKGRRKQISSTYTDEISHIVSRIAPQCWSSNPGTHFCXDEKPVTNSMLGVWIGDTAIPCTPSVAKEKSRVKISCTKLKTQNREKELMKLAKQFDKNMEELDVIQEQDVKNHDFIQTTSEVGHLHNLQDSAQTETDDTVPEISCALLKKQMEENTRISVAKEQDRIQKPFDQNVEAALNAIFDGSTQMCSGQLSQDLPDAFVNNSKTTFVKQRSLIEEEVTNETLLTENLPDKTLKSPSPQVDTALLQKSCVTPCAKKPEASNKHLDGLTTSDFEDDWESLLGNEPFLMENAEMLELFPSTTAQVTGQKAVCTVIAQNDTITSTTNKNLDGKLRDSKVTLDLPSKTCNRELRNSEGYRFLSHPSDESSKLPLTGSKVRFEKSFNNIXKNEGCVDVSNLIRVKEDSRKCTFNVCASDNSGSYSRYPNEKNVNLPLKAPIIDTAPLGSVSLGKENSVCIANQTNASKFSSSLDDWNDPLVASEMIKACHELETTWEADDVDDDLLCQACDDIERLTQQENKGSKEAESINNTPKHRSRNTWTASKRSQAVPSTHWNPVGSSVPSSLPKNSLIHPSVKVEKRDTCGDYPNILDATTNLSVCPKNSNDHQHVPLQVNSSKFILAGSSSLNVSLGPKSTEMTTNKKLSTHQLSHGTLADRAQNDSKIQKFSKFTFKTKNPQFLSQLNQSCITGSMPVSKILQDFGKKETVNSLFEANQQQSSIKYSESLKPSSKGEEERNRKYSPEEIQRKRQEALVRRKAKAQANPAVHSAPIALL is encoded by the exons ATGCGGCAGGAGGAGAGTGCCAGCGGAATGAGTCGGCGAAGGAAGCATGCGGACAGCCCTGCGCGGAGGAGCACGCCCCCTGCGCGGAGGAGCACGCCGCGCAGGGCGGCTGCCGAGGACTGCTGCTCGGCGGGGGAGCCGGGGTCCCGGTGGTCCCGGACGGCCCGCGACTCCCGGCTCTGCCGGGCGGGAGCGCGGCCTTTGCGGCGGGAGCAGCGCCGGGCGGCGGCTGACAGCGGCCGGAGCCCCGGGGAAAAGTATAAGACACCAACAAGAGTTATGAAAACGGATTTATTATCCTGTGCCTTCAGCTCTCCTAACGATCCAGATGGACAGACTGATATCTTCTGGGATCAAAATTCTCCACTGACCAAACAGTTAggtaaaggaagaaggaagcagattTCCAGTACATACACTGATGAGATTTCACACATTGTCAGCCGTATTGCACCTCAGTGctggagctcaaacccagggACTCACTTCTGCTAGGATGAGAAACCAGTGACAAACTCTATGCTGGGTGTGTGGATTGGCGACACTGCTATTCCTTGTACTCCTAGTGTAGCCAAAGAAAAGTCAAGAGTGAAAATCAGCTGCACAAAGTTAAAGACACAAAATCGAGAAAAAGAACTTATGAAATTGGCTAAACAGTTTGATAAAAATATGGAAGAACTTGATGTGATTCAAGAACAAGATGTGAAGAATCATGATTTTATCCAGACAACTTCAGAAGTGGGACATTTGCACAACCTTCAAGATTctgcacagacagagacagatgataCAGTTCCTGAAATCAGTTGTGCTCTATTAAAGAAGCAAATGGAAGAAAACACCAGGATATCTGTGGCAAAGGAGCAAGACAGAATTCAGAAACCCTTTGACCAAAATGTTGAAGCAGCCCTTAATGCTATTTTTGATGGTTCCACTCAGATGTGTAGTGGACAGCTAAGCCAAGATCTGCCAGATGCTTTTGTGAACAATAGTAAAACTACCTTTGTAAAGCAAAGAAGCTTAATAGAAGAGGAAGTTACTAATGAAACTCTGCTCACTGAAAACTTGCCAGATAAAACTCTGAAATCACCTTCCCCTCAGGTAGATACTGCCTTACTGCAGAAATCATGTGTGACTCCCTGTGCGAAGAAGCCAGAAGCTTCGAATAAACATCTTGATGGGTTGACTACTAGTGATTTTGAGGACGATTGGGAAAGCTTACTAGGCAATGAACCTTTCCTTATGGAAAATGCTGAAATGCTTGAACTCTTTCCTTCTACAACTGCCCAAGTTACTGGTCAGAAGGCAGTTTGTACTGTTATTGCTCAAAATGATACAATCACGTCAACAACAAATAAGAATCTAGATGGAAAGTTAAGAGATTCAAAAGTAACTCTGGATCTTCCATCAAAGACATGTAACAGAGAACTAAGAAATTCAGAAGGATATAGGTTTTTATCACATCCAAGTGATGAATCAAGCAAGTTACCATTAACTGGAAGTAAAGTGAGGTTTGAGAAATCTttcaataacat aaaaaatgaaggtTGTGTTGATGTCTCTAATCTTATAAGAGTAAAAGAAGATAGTCGCAAGTGTACATTTAATGTGTGTGCTTCTGACAATTCTGGTTCATACTCAAGATACcctaatgaaaaaaatgttaacctGCCTTTGAAAGCACCTATTATTGATACTGCCCCCCTTGGTTCTGTATCCTTGGGTAAAGAAAACAGTGTTTGTATTGCAAATCAGACTAATGCATCAAAGTTCAGTTCTTCCCTTGATGACTGGAATGATCCTTTGGTGGCCAGTGAAATGATTAAAGCATGCCATGAGTTAGAGACTACCTGGGAAGCAGATGATGTCGATGATGATTTGCTATGTCAGGCATGTGATGACATTGAAAGACTAACTCAGCAAGAAAACAAGGGCAGCAAGGAAGCAGAAAGTATAAATAACACTCCCAAACACAGATCCAGAAATACTTGGACTGCATCTAAACGAAGCCAGGCAGTGCCTTCTACACATTGGAATCCTGTCGGTTCCTCAGTGCCTTCATCCTTACCAAAGAACTCACTGATACATCCATCAGTAAAGGTGGAAAAAAGAGACACGTGTGGAGATTATCCCAATATTTTGGATGCTACAACAAATTTGTCTGTGTGCCCTAAGAATTCAAATGATCATCAACATGTACCACTACAGGTGAATAGCTCAAAATTTATTCTTGCAGGAAGTTCAAGTTTGAATGTTAGTTTGGGTCCTAAGAGCACAGAAATGACTACTAATAAGAAGTTGAGTACCCATCAACTATCCCACGGCACCTTAGCAGATAGAGCTCAGAATGACAGCAAAATACAGAAGTtttcaaaatttacatttaaGACAAAAAATCCGCAGTTTCTTTCTCAGTTAAATCAAAGTTGTATAACAGGAAGTATGCCTGTTAGCAAAATCTTGCAGGATTTTGGAAAAAAGGAAACTGTCAATTCATTGTTTGAGGCTAATCAACAGCAATCTTCAATAAAATATTCTGAGTCTTTGAAACCATCTTCTAAAGGTGAagaagagaggaacaggaagtacTCCCCCGAAGAAATTCAACGGAAAAGGCAGGAAGCACTGGTTCGAAGAAAGGCCAAAGCACAGGCGAACCCTGCTGTGCATTCGGCTCCCATTGCACTGCTTTGA